The following DNA comes from Sediminitomix flava.
AGAAAATTCTAAATACAATGTTTTAAAATCAAATGAAGACTTTTTCTCCTCCAAAGGACTATTCTCTAAATCCTCAAAATGGATTCTGAAGATTGAATCTGACCATTCAAAATTAAGCGAAGAATACACAGGACTTCTCAACTCAATAATGTGGTCAAAGTCAGGCTTTGCAGAAATAAAATGCGCTGCAAACTGTTCTTTATCATTACCAAAGAAAATATAGGACGGGTATTCATCTTTAGTCCCATTTTTTTCAAATTTTCTGAAGTGTATCGTTTTAATAAAGTTAACATCAAACTCCTCCGTGATAGCTTTTCCTCCTCTTTCAAAATGTCCTTTGTAAAGAACAGCCTTAAATGACCTTGGCTTTTCCATCATCTCGGGTAAAACAAAAATCTCAGGGACTAAGGTATAAACCGTTTCACTTTGATCATTCTTTTTTGCATTTAGATAAGTTTCTAGCACGTCTGAAGGTAACTGAATTGTGGCAATTACTTGGTAATCGTGAGGTGAGTGAAACATGGGTAGGTGAGACACAAAAATCTCCTTTTCCCCAAATAAGAGCATACCATGTGTACTTGGTTTATCGGTATGATGATGTTGAGCAACACTAAAAAAACTGCTCAGTAAAAAGAATACTAAAAATAGTGGTTTCATTAAAATGGTATTGTGTTTATAAATTTTCACTCTGTTTATAAAACGATCATTCTTTATTTTGTTCAAAAAAATAGAAATTAATCGTATAACACTTAACTTAAAATAAACACCTTGATTAGTAAAAAGGTAAATCTCTACTTACTTTTGAGAGTCAAATTCAATGGGCTGAAAATATTTTTTTGATTTTAACATATTGACTCAATCCCAATAATACAAATATCAGTCTAAAACAATTTTGTATTCACGAATACCAAAAACCTAAGTCAAAATGGATTTAAAAGCATTTTTTGAATTAAATGACTTTAGTGTCTTTTTAACCTTACTTAAAAATTCTTTTGCAAAGACCTCAATCACCCTTGAGACAAGTTCATACACGACTAAAAATCAATAGTGATTCTCAATAAGTTTATATAATTTTACATCTAATTTTAGATTGGTGTGCTCAATCAAAATGAAATAATCGAAATAAAACTGGCTAATTTTTTTTCTAAACTATGCTTCAAAGTATTGTTACTGCTGCTGTAGGCATTGGTGCTGTGGCTACCGATGACCCTCAAGAAAAATCAAGGAAACAACTGCTCAATGGTTTGGCTATACTCATGAGTATGGGTGGAATTCTATGGGGTATTCTTGCTTCAGTATACGGATTTTACTACCTCTCCGTCATCCCGTTTGGATATACAGTCATGTCAGCTGTCAACCTTACCTATTTTCATTTTTCTAAAAACTTTAAGGTTGTCCGTTTTATACAAGTGCTAATGAGTTTACTGCTTCCATTCTTCTTTCAATGGGGAATCGGAGGTTTTGTAGCTTCAGGCGGCGTTATGCTTTGGGCATTGTTATCGCTTACAGGCTCAATCGCCTTCCAAGACAGAAACCATTCTAGACGTTGGTTAATAGCATATACCGTACTTATCATTTTTACGGGTGTAACAGATCAATATTGGGCAGAAAGAGGTTTATCTTTTCCTAGTGAGGTAACATCTCTCTTCTTTACCATAAATGTATCTGTAATATGTGCTATGGTACTGAGCTTAGTTTTATACTTTGTGAGTTTGAGAGATAAAGCCAATGACGAACTTCAAGAACTTACAGAAAATCTAGAAGACAAGGTCACACAGCGTACACAAGAAATATCGGCTGCAAATGATGCCTTAAGTATGCAAAAACAAGAGCTTGAACTTGCGCTAGACAACTTGAAAGCTACACAGTCACAGCTTGTACAGTCTGAAAAAATGGCTTCTCTAGGTACACTCATTGCAGGTATTGCCCACGAAATTAATACACCGCTAGGGGCAATTAGTGCTTCAATTAAGAATATATCGGAGTCTCTTACACTGACAGGAAATAACTTCCCTGAGCTAGCTAATATACTTTCTGAAGAAGACTTGAAACTTTTCTTTAGTATTGTTAGAAAAGCAGATGCACAGTCACAGGCACTTTCATCTAGAGAAGAACGCCAAATCAAAAGACGCCTTCGTTCTGAATTGGAAAATGAAGGAATTGAAAACGAAGACTCATTAGCTGATACTTTAGTAGATGCAAAAGTTTATGATCTAGAAGAAGTTTTACCACTTCTTAAGCAAAAGAATGCTGCAATGATTCTTGAGAATCTTTACCACTTCTCAACCCTTATCAATGACAGTAAAAATATTTCTTTGGCAGTAAGTAAAGCATCTAAAGTAGTATTCGCCCTTAAGAGTTTTGCTCACAAAGACCTTGGAGGTGAAAAGCAAACTGCCAATGTAGTTGACAATGTTGAAACCGTATTGACCTTGTATCATAACCAACTGAAACAAGGAATTGAAGTAGTTAGAAATTATGAAGAAGTACCTATGATAGGGTGTTTTGTTGACGAACTTAACCAAGTTTGGACAAACCTTCTTCACAATGCACTACAAGCTATGAATCATAGTGGTGAGATTACCATCAACATTAAAAACTCAACGATACTATCCGAGTCTGGAGAAGAACTACCCGCCGTAAGTGTTGGAATGGCCGACAATGGCCCTGGTATTCCTGAAGAAATTCAGAATAGAATTTTTGAAGCCTTCTTTACCACTAAAAAACAAGGTGAAGGTACAGGTTTAGGACTTGACATTGTAAGTAAAATTGTCAAGAAACATGACGGTAAGATAGACGTAGACAGCAAACTGGGTGAAGGAACCGAGTTTATTATCACTTTACCTTTAGCATAAAACAAGATGAATAAGAAAGTTATATTATGTGTGGATGATGAGAAAATCATCTTGAATTCATTAAAGAAACAACTTAAAACGAGATTTGGTAGTGAGTTTCTGTATGAAATAGCTGAAAGTGCTGAAGAGGGGCTAGAGATTTTGGATGAATTATTTGAAGACAATATGGAAGCTCCAATTATTGTCTCTGACTGGTATATGCCAGGCATCAAAGGAGATGAATTTTTACAACGTGTACACGAAATACGTCCTGATATCGTTAAAATTCTACTTACAGGGCAAGCTGACACCGCAATTATAGAAAGTGCAAAAAAAGATGGCTATCTAAATGAGGTTTTCTACAAGCCTTGGAGCCAAGATGAGCTGATGAGTAGTATTGAATCGCATTTAGGACTTTAAACTATATATTTTTTCAACCAAGCTATTTTGAAAGAGTGCTTTACCTCACACTTTCAAATTTCAATTATCAACACAAATTCTACTTTCGATGAGAAAACGAGCTATACTATGCGTTGACGATGAAAGAATCATTTTAACTGGTCTCAAGAAACAATTGAAACTAGTTTTAGGTGATGACTTCATTGTAGAAACGGCTGAAAGTGG
Coding sequences within:
- a CDS encoding sensor histidine kinase, whose translation is MLQSIVTAAVGIGAVATDDPQEKSRKQLLNGLAILMSMGGILWGILASVYGFYYLSVIPFGYTVMSAVNLTYFHFSKNFKVVRFIQVLMSLLLPFFFQWGIGGFVASGGVMLWALLSLTGSIAFQDRNHSRRWLIAYTVLIIFTGVTDQYWAERGLSFPSEVTSLFFTINVSVICAMVLSLVLYFVSLRDKANDELQELTENLEDKVTQRTQEISAANDALSMQKQELELALDNLKATQSQLVQSEKMASLGTLIAGIAHEINTPLGAISASIKNISESLTLTGNNFPELANILSEEDLKLFFSIVRKADAQSQALSSREERQIKRRLRSELENEGIENEDSLADTLVDAKVYDLEEVLPLLKQKNAAMILENLYHFSTLINDSKNISLAVSKASKVVFALKSFAHKDLGGEKQTANVVDNVETVLTLYHNQLKQGIEVVRNYEEVPMIGCFVDELNQVWTNLLHNALQAMNHSGEITINIKNSTILSESGEELPAVSVGMADNGPGIPEEIQNRIFEAFFTTKKQGEGTGLGLDIVSKIVKKHDGKIDVDSKLGEGTEFIITLPLA
- a CDS encoding response regulator, which codes for MNKKVILCVDDEKIILNSLKKQLKTRFGSEFLYEIAESAEEGLEILDELFEDNMEAPIIVSDWYMPGIKGDEFLQRVHEIRPDIVKILLTGQADTAIIESAKKDGYLNEVFYKPWSQDELMSSIESHLGL